One Roseimaritima multifibrata DNA window includes the following coding sequences:
- a CDS encoding glucose-1-phosphate adenylyltransferase, with the protein MRNAIALILGGGRGTRLFPLTKIRSKPAVPLAGKYRLIDIPISNCINSELNRIYVLTQFLSVSLHRHIRQTYSFDNFRGGFVELLAAQQTVDAGTDWYQGTADAVRKNLRYVSQADVEHVVILSGDQLYRMDFRDMMKTHIDNKADVTIAGIPVERKEASALGIMRADDTGRVTGFLEKPQTQEEIDLVRTDPAWIDAQGLPSKGRDCVASMGLYIFNKKFLIDLLEKTDYEDFGKEVFPTAIRTRRVQLHLFDDYWEDIGTIRAFYEANLSLARRDAPFDFSCMQAPVYSRPRFLPPSLMEDARVTGSLIADGCKIGKGAVIENSVIGLRTVIGENVTIRNSVVMGADYTDSKFVEPVSEIPLGIGDNSIVEGSILDKNARIGKNCRIVNDNGVENQGEDEPVQIRDGIPIVIKNAELADGFKLG; encoded by the coding sequence ATGCGGAACGCAATTGCTCTGATCCTTGGCGGCGGACGTGGAACACGTTTGTTTCCGCTCACGAAAATTCGGTCAAAACCGGCCGTACCGTTAGCAGGTAAATATCGTCTAATCGATATCCCGATTAGCAATTGCATTAACAGCGAACTGAACCGGATCTACGTTCTGACTCAGTTCCTTTCGGTGAGCCTCCATCGCCATATTCGGCAGACGTATAGCTTCGACAATTTCCGAGGCGGATTTGTCGAACTACTGGCTGCCCAACAAACGGTAGACGCAGGAACCGATTGGTATCAAGGGACCGCAGATGCGGTCCGCAAGAACCTGCGTTATGTCAGTCAAGCCGACGTCGAACATGTCGTGATCCTTTCGGGAGACCAACTCTACCGCATGGATTTCCGCGACATGATGAAAACCCACATCGACAACAAGGCGGATGTCACGATCGCGGGGATTCCTGTCGAACGCAAAGAAGCTTCAGCACTGGGAATCATGCGAGCGGACGACACCGGACGCGTAACCGGTTTCCTCGAAAAACCGCAAACCCAGGAAGAGATCGACTTGGTGCGAACCGATCCGGCCTGGATCGATGCCCAGGGACTTCCCTCCAAAGGGCGTGACTGCGTTGCCAGCATGGGGCTGTACATTTTCAACAAGAAGTTCTTGATCGACTTGCTGGAAAAAACAGACTACGAAGATTTTGGCAAAGAAGTCTTTCCAACAGCGATTCGCACTCGCCGTGTCCAGTTGCATCTGTTTGATGATTACTGGGAAGATATCGGTACCATTCGGGCCTTTTACGAAGCCAACCTCAGCTTGGCGCGCCGCGACGCTCCGTTTGATTTCAGCTGCATGCAGGCCCCGGTCTACAGTCGGCCGCGATTCCTCCCTCCAAGCTTGATGGAAGACGCTCGAGTCACTGGCAGTTTGATCGCGGACGGTTGCAAAATCGGTAAAGGCGCGGTCATCGAAAACAGCGTGATCGGTCTGCGAACCGTCATCGGAGAAAACGTGACGATTCGCAACAGCGTCGTCATGGGTGCCGATTACACCGACAGCAAGTTTGTCGAACCGGTCAGTGAAATCCCCTTGGGAATCGGCGACAATTCGATCGTCGAAGGATCGATCTTGGACAAAAACGCGCGGATTGGTAAAAACTGCCGTATCGTAAACGATAACGGGGTCGAAAACCAAGGCGAAGACGAGCCCGTTCAAATCCGCGATGGGATTCCTATCGTGATCAAAAACGCCGAACTCGCAGACGGTTTTAAACTCGGATGA